In the genome of Gloeomargarita sp. SRBZ-1_bins_9, one region contains:
- a CDS encoding NAD(P)-dependent oxidoreductase: MPRRIFITGGSGCVGHYLAEALIEQTEDELFFLLRQPEKLSVAVRRHPRVHVLVGSLPEMGPYEHLLPTMDAAILLATQWGGEGTFAVNVTGNLRILGALDPQRCQQVIYFSTASLLDRQLRLLPEAKTLGTEYIRSKYACYEVLADLPIYPRLTVLFPTLIFGGEPGKPYSHTATALEQLPRWLRWLRWFQVEACFHFIHAQDIAQVVCYLLDHPPNGFRQFVLGNEVVWFNQAIQELCDYFGIPVPPWRLNLTPARVELALKLAPWLGVHLLPWDRFCARYRYFCYEQVLNPAQLGLPSRCRTLAELLEALGVQRLARRQLSQ; encoded by the coding sequence ATGCCTAGGCGCATTTTTATTACCGGTGGCAGCGGTTGCGTTGGCCATTACCTGGCAGAGGCGTTGATTGAACAAACAGAGGACGAGCTGTTTTTTTTGCTGCGTCAACCGGAGAAATTGTCTGTTGCGGTCCGGCGCCATCCCAGGGTGCATGTGCTGGTGGGCAGCCTGCCGGAGATGGGTCCCTACGAACACCTGTTGCCCACGATGGATGCGGCGATTCTGTTGGCCACCCAGTGGGGAGGCGAGGGTACGTTTGCGGTCAATGTCACGGGCAATTTACGCATCCTGGGAGCGTTGGACCCGCAGCGGTGTCAGCAGGTGATTTATTTCTCCACCGCCAGTCTTTTGGATCGGCAGTTGCGTTTGCTGCCGGAAGCCAAAACCCTGGGCACCGAGTACATTCGCTCGAAGTACGCCTGTTACGAGGTCCTGGCGGATTTGCCCATTTATCCCCGACTGACGGTGCTGTTTCCCACCCTGATTTTTGGGGGTGAACCGGGTAAGCCCTACAGTCACACGGCCACGGCCCTGGAGCAGTTGCCCCGCTGGTTGCGGTGGTTGCGCTGGTTCCAAGTGGAGGCTTGTTTCCACTTCATTCACGCCCAGGATATTGCCCAGGTGGTGTGTTATTTGCTGGACCACCCCCCAAACGGCTTTCGCCAATTTGTCCTGGGGAATGAGGTGGTTTGGTTCAACCAGGCCATACAGGAGCTGTGTGATTATTTCGGCATTCCTGTACCCCCTTGGCGGCTCAATCTCACGCCGGCACGGGTGGAACTGGCGCTAAAACTAGCCCCCTGGTTGGGGGTGCACCTGTTGCCTTGGGATCGGTTTTGCGCCCGCTATCGCTATTTCTGTTACGAGCAGGTGTTGAATCCGGCGCAGTTGGGGCTGCCGTCGCGCTGTCGCACACTGGCGGAATTGCTGGAGGCTCTGGGGGTTCAGCGCCTGGCCCGCCGACAGTTGTCGCAATGA
- the hemE gene encoding uroporphyrinogen decarboxylase encodes MTSRDTYLLKSVRQVPLPRPPVWMMRQAGRYMRAYRELRDRYPSFRQRSETPELAVEISLQPFRAFAPDGVILFSDILTPLPGMGIDFDIVESRGPIIDPPIRTAEQVAQLRPLEPAVSLPFIGEILRTLRAEIGDRATLLGFVGAPWTLAAYIVEGRSSKDYTVIKSLAYHEPQLLHRLLSFLAEQIATYVIYQIEQGAEVVQIFDSWAGQLSPVDYRTFVLPYQQKLVQKVKSVHPETPLILYICGSGAILELMAQSGVDVISLDWTVEMGAARRRLGDVCVQGNLDPGVLFGPPALIRERIREVIHQAGPVGHIMNLGHGVLANTPEDHVRVFFETVKQTQWFDA; translated from the coding sequence ATGACCAGCCGCGACACCTATTTGCTCAAAAGCGTCCGCCAAGTGCCTCTACCTCGACCCCCAGTGTGGATGATGCGCCAGGCCGGACGGTACATGCGGGCCTATCGGGAGTTGCGCGACCGCTACCCCAGTTTTCGCCAGCGCTCGGAAACGCCAGAGTTGGCGGTGGAAATTTCCCTGCAGCCCTTTCGCGCCTTTGCTCCTGATGGGGTGATTCTGTTTTCCGACATTCTCACGCCCCTGCCGGGGATGGGCATTGATTTTGACATTGTGGAAAGTCGCGGCCCGATTATTGACCCCCCCATTCGCACGGCGGAACAAGTTGCCCAACTGCGCCCTTTGGAACCGGCGGTTTCCCTGCCTTTTATCGGGGAAATTCTGCGCACGTTGCGGGCAGAAATCGGCGACCGGGCCACCCTGCTGGGCTTTGTAGGGGCGCCCTGGACCCTGGCGGCTTACATCGTGGAAGGACGCAGCTCTAAGGACTACACGGTGATTAAATCCCTGGCCTACCACGAACCCCAACTGCTGCACCGGTTGTTGAGCTTTTTGGCTGAGCAAATCGCTACCTACGTCATCTATCAGATTGAGCAGGGGGCGGAGGTAGTGCAAATTTTTGACTCCTGGGCGGGGCAGTTGTCGCCGGTGGACTATCGCACTTTTGTGCTGCCCTACCAACAAAAACTGGTGCAGAAGGTCAAAAGCGTCCATCCAGAAACGCCCCTGATTTTATATATCTGTGGCAGCGGGGCAATCTTGGAACTGATGGCCCAAAGTGGGGTGGATGTGATCAGTTTGGATTGGACGGTGGAGATGGGAGCGGCGCGGCGGCGGTTGGGGGATGTGTGCGTCCAGGGGAATCTAGACCCGGGGGTGTTGTTCGGACCGCCGGCGTTGATTCGGGAGCGGATTCGGGAGGTGATTCACCAGGCGGGACCGGTGGGCCATATTATGAATTTGGGGCATGGGGTGCTGGCCAACACGCCGGAGGACCACGTGCGCGTCTTTTTTGAAACGGTCAAGCAAACCCAATGGTTTGATGCCTAG
- a CDS encoding ABC transporter ATP-binding protein encodes MPATVLHTEGLTKTYRTGFWLHQKVTSLQNVSLTVYGGETFGLLGPNGAGKTTFLKLVLGIIRPTAGHGTVLGRPLGDRLVKARIGYLPENPYLYDALTGWECLELMATLHQVPRSVQKRRLPQLLEWVGLSLAAARKKTLRRYSKGMLQRIALAQALVNDPDLVLLDEPMSGLDPLGRYQVREIILQLKNQGKTIFFNTHILSDVEQLCDRIAILARGELLAVGTLTELLGTGQTYHVQGRGSTPEDLAPWLDSLEYQGGYWHGQLQRPLPEFVQHLAATGGEILYLNRTRQSLEEFFVQQLRQRGYTQSV; translated from the coding sequence ATGCCTGCTACGGTTCTCCATACGGAAGGCCTCACCAAAACCTACCGCACCGGCTTTTGGTTGCACCAAAAAGTGACCTCCCTCCAGAACGTGAGCCTGACGGTGTATGGGGGGGAAACCTTTGGGCTGTTGGGGCCCAACGGAGCCGGAAAAACCACGTTTCTGAAATTGGTGCTAGGGATTATTCGCCCAACGGCAGGCCACGGCACCGTGTTGGGACGTCCTTTGGGGGACCGGCTGGTCAAGGCCCGCATCGGTTATCTACCGGAAAACCCCTACCTGTACGACGCCCTGACGGGTTGGGAGTGCCTGGAACTCATGGCCACCCTGCACCAGGTCCCCCGGTCGGTGCAAAAACGGCGGTTACCCCAGTTGCTGGAGTGGGTGGGGCTATCATTGGCGGCGGCCCGCAAAAAGACCTTGCGCCGTTACTCCAAGGGGATGTTGCAGCGGATTGCCCTAGCCCAGGCGCTGGTCAACGACCCGGATTTGGTGCTGCTGGATGAACCCATGTCGGGCCTGGACCCTCTAGGACGTTACCAGGTGCGGGAAATCATCCTGCAACTCAAAAACCAGGGCAAAACCATCTTTTTCAACACCCATATCCTGTCGGACGTGGAGCAACTGTGCGACCGGATTGCCATCTTGGCCAGGGGGGAATTGCTGGCGGTGGGCACCCTGACGGAACTGTTGGGTACCGGGCAGACCTACCACGTCCAGGGGCGAGGCAGCACTCCCGAAGACCTGGCCCCTTGGCTTGACTCCCTGGAATATCAAGGGGGTTATTGGCACGGCCAATTACAGCGCCCGTTACCCGAGTTTGTCCAACACCTGGCAGCCACTGGCGGCGAGATTCTCTACCTCAACCGGACGCGCCAATCCCTCGAGGAATTTTTCGTACAGCAACTGCGGCAGCGGGGCTACACCCAAAGCGTCTAA
- a CDS encoding NAD-binding protein, translated as MTVSGIVFDPDREKTVTPDTCIVCGLGSLGQFCVVNLKAFGIRVIGLDVQRPPHWEVQQLDTLLDGFIEDDARNREVLERAGVAQARAVLAVTNDERVNLQIAFAARLLNPQVRLVVRSAKENLTELLGHALHNFVAYEPTQMAATAFALAALGEDIIGFFRVGEQLFQVHRRVVSPQDPWANRRTLYELYSRQRKVLGYHSATRPPSTDELYLFRWDPETLVYPGDRLITVELQSATSLSPVRVPTTRPQTRWQWPVWLRWRYWQERLQSWWEKGGTYRVALVVAGLMLVLLVTGTLLYELYYPELRFPDTFFTTMILLLGGFGDVFGGLEPFAAPLPSWLRLLSLGLTLTGIAFTGVIYALLTEKLLATQFQFLQRRPPVPAQGHVVIVGSGRVGQRVARLLQEFRQPLAVLTSQEVGNEVLPQLPVLSGPLLSLLPKANLTTAKSIVTVTDDELENLEIALRARETNIHSHLVIRTYDPLFSDNVRRLFPFAQVLCANELAAEAFAAAAFGENILGLFRLEGRTILVVEYGIEQGDTLNGLILAQVAYGYGLVPVYYYSQQEREARTMPSDDWRLHPGDRLVVLATSRALQRVERGERLPPRYQVRVEKALSQEALFYGGNVIAQVTGFDLKRCREVMERLPCLLPEPIYRHQAYRLVRELAKAQVTSRIIPPSPGR; from the coding sequence ATGACAGTTTCGGGGATCGTCTTTGACCCAGACAGGGAGAAAACCGTTACGCCCGATACCTGTATCGTCTGTGGGCTGGGCAGTTTGGGGCAGTTTTGTGTGGTCAATCTCAAGGCGTTTGGGATTCGGGTAATTGGCCTAGATGTGCAACGTCCCCCCCACTGGGAGGTCCAACAACTGGACACGCTGTTGGATGGGTTTATTGAAGACGATGCCCGCAATCGGGAGGTGCTGGAACGGGCGGGGGTGGCCCAGGCACGAGCGGTCTTAGCAGTTACTAACGATGAGCGGGTGAATTTGCAAATTGCCTTTGCGGCCCGTTTGCTCAATCCCCAGGTGCGTTTGGTGGTGCGCTCGGCTAAGGAAAATCTCACGGAATTGCTAGGGCATGCCTTGCACAATTTCGTAGCCTACGAACCGACTCAGATGGCGGCGACGGCTTTTGCCCTGGCAGCTTTGGGGGAGGATATCATCGGGTTTTTTCGCGTTGGGGAGCAGTTGTTTCAGGTGCATCGGCGGGTGGTATCTCCCCAGGACCCCTGGGCCAACCGGCGTACCCTGTATGAGCTTTACAGCCGCCAGCGCAAGGTGTTGGGCTATCACTCGGCGACGCGCCCCCCCTCCACTGATGAACTCTACCTGTTTCGCTGGGACCCGGAAACCCTGGTGTACCCCGGCGATAGGTTAATCACGGTGGAGTTGCAGTCAGCCACTAGTCTAAGTCCGGTACGGGTGCCTACCACGCGCCCCCAGACCCGCTGGCAATGGCCGGTGTGGTTGCGCTGGCGTTACTGGCAAGAACGGCTCCAGAGCTGGTGGGAAAAGGGGGGCACTTACCGGGTGGCCCTGGTGGTGGCGGGGTTGATGCTGGTGTTGCTGGTGACGGGAACCTTGCTTTATGAGCTGTACTACCCGGAACTGCGCTTCCCCGACACCTTCTTCACCACCATGATCCTGCTGCTGGGGGGGTTTGGGGATGTTTTTGGCGGGCTGGAGCCGTTTGCAGCGCCGTTGCCCAGCTGGTTGCGCCTGCTGAGTTTGGGGCTGACGCTGACGGGCATTGCCTTTACGGGGGTGATTTACGCCCTGCTGACGGAGAAGTTGTTGGCGACCCAGTTTCAGTTTCTGCAGCGCCGTCCGCCGGTGCCGGCCCAGGGGCATGTGGTGATTGTGGGTTCGGGGCGAGTAGGACAGCGGGTGGCCCGCTTATTGCAGGAGTTTCGTCAGCCCCTGGCGGTGTTGACCTCCCAGGAGGTGGGCAACGAAGTCCTGCCGCAACTGCCGGTGCTGAGTGGTCCGTTGCTCTCCCTGCTGCCCAAGGCCAACCTGACCACCGCTAAAAGCATTGTCACAGTTACCGACGATGAGCTGGAAAACCTGGAAATTGCCCTGCGGGCGCGGGAGACGAATATCCACAGCCACTTGGTAATTCGCACCTACGACCCCCTGTTTAGCGACAATGTACGGCGGTTGTTTCCCTTTGCTCAGGTGCTGTGCGCCAACGAGTTGGCCGCTGAAGCCTTTGCCGCCGCTGCATTTGGGGAAAATATCCTGGGGTTGTTTCGCCTGGAGGGGCGCACGATTTTGGTAGTGGAGTATGGGATTGAGCAGGGGGACACCCTCAATGGGTTAATCCTGGCCCAGGTGGCCTATGGTTATGGGCTGGTGCCGGTGTATTACTACTCGCAACAGGAGCGGGAAGCGCGTACCATGCCGTCGGATGATTGGCGCTTGCATCCGGGGGACCGGTTGGTGGTGCTGGCTACCAGTCGGGCGTTGCAACGAGTAGAGCGGGGGGAACGCCTGCCGCCTCGGTATCAGGTGCGGGTGGAAAAGGCCCTCAGCCAAGAGGCGCTCTTTTATGGGGGCAACGTGATTGCCCAGGTGACGGGCTTTGACCTGAAACGCTGTCGGGAGGTGATGGAGCGCCTGCCTTGTCTGTTGCCGGAACCGATTTATCGCCACCAGGCCTACCGCTTGGTGCGGGAGCTGGCCAAGGCCCAGGTCACCAGCCGGATCATTCCGCCATCGCCTGGGCGTTAG
- a CDS encoding DUF4335 domain-containing protein translates to MSTLVREYRLPHCTLILEGFSTQVGGPLAVLVQVDCYLPGLDHPMRGGREFLEHLSWTVSEYVQHLLSYRQPRPVQPTGPVALEPVAPDRHRLRVHPELLQDVREPVQLELTTIQLFDLTEACDQGMSDPQTLPDWRLDLTPQVPRTVKLAQQAVPAGVGLATLGAAAMALAFLPAPKVEPPREWRETPAPETQASPRPSPVVTPSPPTPGPTPLASPATVLDPAEYSRLLVLLYDQLDKAWTQPVTQDLRFRVQVNREGKIVAFAPLDPPTGEEKRLPLATLQQPGVAVAEFQVVFRASGALEVGAY, encoded by the coding sequence GTGAGTACCTTGGTGCGGGAGTATCGCTTGCCCCATTGCACTTTGATTCTGGAGGGTTTTAGTACCCAGGTGGGGGGTCCCCTGGCGGTGCTGGTACAGGTGGATTGTTACTTGCCGGGGCTGGACCATCCCATGCGCGGCGGGCGGGAGTTTCTGGAGCATCTATCCTGGACGGTCAGCGAGTATGTGCAGCATTTGCTCAGTTACCGCCAACCCCGGCCGGTGCAACCAACGGGTCCGGTGGCTTTAGAACCGGTGGCCCCTGACCGCCACCGCCTGCGGGTGCATCCGGAATTGCTCCAGGACGTCCGGGAACCGGTGCAGTTGGAGTTGACCACGATTCAACTGTTTGACCTGACGGAGGCCTGTGACCAGGGCATGAGCGACCCGCAAACGCTGCCGGATTGGCGGCTGGATCTGACGCCCCAGGTGCCCCGCACGGTGAAATTGGCCCAACAGGCGGTTCCGGCGGGGGTGGGGTTGGCGACGTTGGGCGCTGCAGCGATGGCTTTGGCCTTCCTCCCCGCACCCAAGGTAGAACCGCCCCGGGAATGGCGGGAAACCCCGGCCCCTGAGACCCAGGCATCACCCCGCCCTTCTCCGGTGGTCACGCCTTCGCCGCCGACGCCTGGTCCGACGCCCCTGGCCAGCCCGGCGACGGTCCTCGACCCGGCGGAATATAGCCGGTTATTGGTTCTGCTGTATGACCAGTTGGACAAGGCTTGGACGCAGCCGGTTACTCAGGACCTGCGCTTTCGGGTGCAAGTCAATCGGGAGGGGAAAATTGTAGCCTTTGCTCCGTTGGACCCGCCGACGGGGGAGGAGAAGCGATTGCCTTTGGCAACACTCCAGCAGCCGGGTGTAGCGGTGGCCGAATTTCAGGTGGTGTTTCGGGCTTCGGGTGCTTTGGAGGTGGGCGCCTACTAA
- a CDS encoding DUF3038 domain-containing protein, with the protein MMTESLTTEPDGLLALQQLPDPQPPLEHCPPAVAGKLDLLLLAVEALDYNAAEWMVMVVKELELTRIIPNRVTLWQLRGANPLRRIYNRRLLTLSQARALVLVLVYMAKRLTILIRQLLLAAEQLQQHRLSLAHHPRLDDYCRRFRNHFRKRMNLRRERLQVYREDERLNLLAMDLLVQLLFCTGTCGAQRLWASLFVGEVL; encoded by the coding sequence ATGATGACGGAATCCCTTACCACCGAGCCGGATGGGTTGTTGGCGCTGCAACAGTTGCCAGACCCCCAACCACCACTGGAGCATTGCCCGCCGGCGGTGGCCGGGAAGTTGGACCTCCTGCTATTGGCGGTCGAGGCGCTGGATTACAATGCCGCTGAATGGATGGTGATGGTGGTCAAGGAGCTGGAACTGACGCGGATCATTCCGAACCGGGTGACCCTGTGGCAATTGCGGGGGGCCAATCCCCTGCGCCGGATTTATAACCGCCGTCTGCTGACACTGTCGCAAGCGCGGGCATTGGTGCTGGTGTTGGTGTATATGGCCAAACGACTAACGATTTTGATCCGGCAGTTGCTCTTGGCGGCGGAACAGTTGCAGCAGCACCGGCTGTCGTTGGCGCATCACCCGCGTCTGGATGACTACTGCCGGCGGTTTCGCAACCATTTCCGCAAGCGGATGAACCTGCGGCGGGAGCGGCTCCAGGTCTATCGGGAGGATGAGCGGCTGAATCTGCTGGCGATGGATTTGCTGGTGCAACTGCTGTTTTGTACGGGCACCTGCGGGGCGCAGCGGCTGTGGGCCAGTTTGTTTGTGGGGGAGGTGCTGTGA
- a CDS encoding zinc-dependent alcohol dehydrogenase family protein, producing the protein MAAVVMTTPGEPEVLAYQSVPRPDIQFPNQVLVQIKAASVNPIDTKLRRRGMLLQPGQPAILGCDGSGVVIACGPQVTRVRPGQAVYYCYGGLGGLTGSYAEYIVLPETALAPKPQRLDFVEAAALPLVGITAWEALYDRGQLQSGETLLVHAGAGGVGHIALQLAKHRGAQVLTTVSSLEKGQFVQTLGADGVVYYRETDFAQAVLYQTQGKGVDLALDTVGGETFHQTPKAVRYYGRLVTLLQPPAQGPGWDIARRRNLTIGYTLMLTPQTDQLLEEQKRQTHILEQLAALVDRGELTVKVARTYPLREATAAHRQLEQGGFLGKLVLTVS; encoded by the coding sequence ATGGCTGCCGTTGTCATGACCACGCCGGGAGAACCGGAAGTTTTAGCCTATCAATCAGTTCCCCGCCCGGACATTCAATTTCCCAACCAGGTCCTGGTACAAATCAAAGCCGCCAGCGTCAACCCCATTGACACTAAACTGCGCCGCCGGGGGATGTTGCTGCAACCGGGGCAACCGGCCATCTTGGGCTGTGATGGCAGCGGAGTGGTGATTGCCTGTGGCCCCCAGGTGACACGCGTGCGTCCAGGCCAAGCCGTGTATTACTGCTACGGGGGACTCGGTGGCCTAACGGGCAGTTACGCCGAGTACATCGTCCTGCCGGAGACCGCCCTTGCGCCCAAACCCCAGCGCTTGGATTTTGTGGAAGCGGCTGCTTTACCCCTAGTGGGCATTACCGCCTGGGAAGCCCTGTACGACCGGGGCCAGTTGCAATCCGGGGAAACCCTGTTGGTCCATGCCGGTGCGGGGGGCGTCGGTCACATCGCCCTTCAACTGGCCAAACACCGGGGAGCGCAGGTGCTCACCACCGTCAGTTCCCTAGAAAAAGGCCAATTCGTCCAGACCTTGGGAGCCGACGGCGTGGTCTATTACCGGGAGACGGATTTTGCCCAGGCCGTGCTGTATCAAACCCAGGGCAAAGGCGTGGACCTGGCCCTGGACACCGTCGGCGGCGAGACCTTCCACCAAACCCCCAAAGCGGTGCGCTACTACGGTCGCCTGGTCACCCTCCTGCAACCCCCGGCCCAGGGACCCGGCTGGGACATTGCCCGCCGCCGCAACTTGACCATCGGCTACACCCTGATGCTTACCCCCCAGACCGACCAGCTTTTGGAGGAGCAAAAACGCCAAACCCACATTCTGGAGCAGTTGGCAGCGCTGGTGGACCGGGGTGAACTCACCGTCAAGGTGGCCCGTACCTATCCGTTGCGGGAAGCCACCGCCGCCCATCGCCAACTGGAGCAGGGAGGATTTCTCGGCAAGTTAGTGCTGACGGTCAGCTAA
- a CDS encoding STAS domain-containing protein, with protein sequence MSSLPVQVVVPPSRLDTTTKDHLTQQVKQLASQQALLVLLDMSKVEFVDSSGLGAMVAALKSLRSVGGELALCQPSEQVKTLLEITGLERIIKIYPDRQTFEREYGR encoded by the coding sequence ATGAGTTCATTGCCTGTGCAGGTGGTAGTGCCGCCCAGCCGCCTGGATACGACGACCAAAGACCATCTGACCCAGCAGGTCAAGCAGCTTGCGAGCCAGCAGGCCCTTTTAGTGTTGTTGGATATGAGCAAAGTGGAGTTTGTGGACAGTTCGGGGTTGGGGGCGATGGTGGCGGCGCTGAAAAGTTTGCGGTCGGTGGGGGGGGAATTGGCACTGTGCCAACCGTCAGAGCAGGTAAAAACCCTGTTGGAAATTACCGGCCTGGAGCGGATTATTAAAATTTATCCAGACCGGCAGACGTTTGAACGGGAATATGGCCGCTGA
- a CDS encoding ribonuclease H-like domain-containing protein, giving the protein MAAEAPTVHRCEQDLSEHLLQHYLNQPVVGVDTETMGLIPARDRLCLVQLADAQGQATLVTIQSGQRQAPRLQQLLEAPQVLKIFHYARFDLAALRYHLGIHVAPIFCTKIASKLARTYSPKHGLKDVVQELLGIELDKQAQSSDWGRPGSLSETQVAYAANDVLYLPQIAEMLTAMLKREGRWELAQSCFACVPTLVSLDLLFYQGVFEH; this is encoded by the coding sequence ATGGCCGCTGAAGCGCCGACGGTTCACCGCTGCGAGCAGGATTTGTCCGAGCACCTGTTGCAGCATTATCTCAATCAGCCGGTGGTGGGGGTGGATACGGAAACCATGGGCTTGATTCCTGCCCGCGACCGGTTGTGCCTGGTGCAATTGGCGGATGCCCAGGGCCAAGCCACCCTGGTGACGATTCAGTCCGGTCAGCGCCAAGCCCCCCGGTTGCAACAATTGCTGGAAGCGCCCCAGGTGCTCAAGATTTTTCACTATGCCCGCTTTGACCTGGCGGCGTTGCGCTATCACCTGGGCATTCATGTAGCCCCCATCTTTTGCACCAAAATTGCCAGCAAATTGGCCCGCACCTATTCCCCGAAACACGGCCTCAAGGATGTGGTGCAGGAGCTGCTGGGGATCGAGCTGGATAAACAGGCTCAGTCTTCCGATTGGGGGCGCCCCGGCTCCCTCAGTGAGACCCAGGTGGCCTACGCGGCTAACGATGTGCTCTACTTGCCCCAAATCGCAGAAATGCTTACGGCCATGCTGAAACGGGAGGGTCGCTGGGAGTTGGCCCAGTCCTGTTTTGCCTGCGTGCCGACCCTGGTAAGTCTGGATTTGCTCTTTTACCAGGGCGTTTTTGAGCACTAG
- a CDS encoding DUF4168 domain-containing protein produces MGRKQRVPPMRRYLTLALLLVSLARPVMAQGTWSDDRIQRYAQIVLELEPIRQAHLEEARRLLGRVSTSGNLCGERNLPPAVQNVCDRFFEKSQRLVEQRGLTVQEFNAITLQAQQDPNLSKRIQEAMLRQRRPF; encoded by the coding sequence GTGGGACGTAAACAACGGGTACCGCCTATGCGCCGTTACTTGACCCTTGCACTGCTGCTGGTGAGCCTAGCGCGGCCGGTGATGGCCCAAGGCACCTGGAGCGATGACCGGATTCAGCGCTATGCCCAGATTGTGCTGGAGTTGGAACCTATCCGCCAAGCCCATCTGGAGGAAGCCCGTCGGTTATTGGGGCGGGTCAGCACCAGCGGCAATCTCTGCGGTGAACGCAACCTACCCCCGGCGGTGCAGAACGTGTGCGACCGGTTCTTTGAAAAATCCCAGCGTCTGGTGGAGCAACGGGGCCTAACCGTCCAGGAATTCAACGCCATCACCCTCCAGGCCCAACAAGACCCTAACTTAAGCAAACGCATCCAGGAGGCCATGCTGCGACAACGCCGGCCCTTCTAG